Part of the Paludisphaera borealis genome, GCCGCGACCGTCAAAGCGGTCGAGAGCTTGACCGAACAACTCGCCGAGCGGGGCTTTCGCGTCGTCGCGTACCACGGCCGGATGAAGACCGTCGACCGCGCGACGAATCAAGATCGGTTCATGAAAGGCGAGGTCCCGATCATGGTCGCGACCAACGCGTTCGGCCTGGGAATCGACAAGCCCGACATCCGGTACGTGATCCACACCCATCTTCCCGGCACGATCGAGTCGTTCTACCAGGAGTTCGGTCGGGCGGGCCGCGACGGCGAACCGGCGACTTGCACCTTGATCTATCGACCCGAGGACCGGAAGCTCCACGCGTTCTTCCAGGCCGGGCGCTATCCCTCGTCGGAAGACCTGGTCAACGCGCATCACGCACTCAAGAGGCTGGCCGAGTCGCCTCCTCGATTCGACGAGCTTGAGCTGGTCTCGCCCTTGCCGCGCACGCGATTCAAGAGCGCGCTGAACGTCTTTCGAGCGGCGGGAATCGTCAAGGAAGACCTCTCGGGGCGGTTGCATTTGCTCCGTCCCGAGTTGACGCTCGACGACATGTCGCGGCTGGCGAGCCGCTACGAGGAACGCGACGAAATCGACCGCCTGAATCTCCAGCGGATGGTCGAGTACGCCGAGTCGCGTGATTGCCGCTGGCGCGTCGTGCTGGACTACTTCGGCCAGGACGACGAGCCCGTCGGAGCCTGCGGCCGGTGCGACCATTGCTCGCCAGGGCTTTGAAATCACATCAATGCGCCACGTCGCCGACGATTCCTGAGACGACTGAACGCTACGCTTGCCGACCTTGATCTCGTCGATCGTGACGGCTCAGACGAGTCGAACCGTGATCAAGCCTTGCCGAAGACGCGCTCGTCGACCATGACGATCGGCTTCCATTCCGTGCCGTCCCACGCCTGATGGACGACTTTAACCCTGTCCGCGTCGAGATCGATCTCCAGGAAGCCCGGCGGCTGGAGGGCGGCGGGGTCGCGATAGAGCGGGGCGCCGGCGTTGAGACAGAGCTGGTCGGGAAGCTCTCTCGGCCGGAAAGCCCAGGCGGCGTGCACATGTCCGCAGCAGAATATGTGCGGGCCCACCCGCGCGAGCCATGCGGCCAGTTCGTCGGCGTTTTCCAGACGCTTGGCGGCCAGCTCGCGCTCGTAAGGCGGCGGGGCCGCGATCGGGTAGTGGCTGGCGACGATCAGCCGCCGGGGGCGCCCGGGGGCGTCGGTCAGCAGTGCCCGGGCCTGGTCGAGCTGCGCGGTCGGAATCCGTCCGCGTGGCGTGTAGTGGAACCGCGTCGCGTCGAGCCCGAGAATCGCCGTCTCGTCGTCGAGACGACGCAGCCAGGGAAAAGTCAGCCGAGGCATGTATAAGCCGAAGGCCGATTCGAAGCGATTCGTCGTCGACGACCGCCGGGTCGCGCGATCGTGATTGCCCGGCAAGATTGTGATCCGCTCGCGATCCGCCATTAAGGGCGCAAGATGACGCTTGGCGTCGGCGAATTCGTCGGGAAGGGCCGACGTCGTCAAGTCCCCCGTAATGAGCACATGATCAGGATTAAGGCTTCTTACCCTCGCCACGACCTCGTCGACCCGTTCGAGCTGAAACTGATGGGCGCGGCCGCGCAGCAGCGCGAGCATCCACCAGGCGCGGACGCCGACCAGCTGACCGACGTTCCATGTGTATCGCCAGACGTGAATGTCGGAAAGGTGAACGACTTTCAACGCGTTCGGCTCTGGCCTTGCCTGTCGTCGATCTTCGCCGGGACGACGACCCGGACCGCCCGCGGAACAATCTCAACCGTGAGCGGAGTCTGGGTGATGATTTCGCCGTCGCCCTGGACGGGAAGCGGCTCGTTGGCTTGGACAAGGACGCTTCGCGAGGCCCTCAGGTAGGTCAGCCGGGTTTCCTGGCCGTGTCTGCCGACCAGGAAATTCCAGGCGATCCGCGGATAATCGAGTGGAGATCTGGGCCGGAAGATGCAGACGTCGATCCGGCCGTCGTCGACTTGAATGTCAGGCCCCCAACGAAGGCCTGAAACGCCCAGCGCCCCGCAGTTGGCCAGGAGCACTTGAAGCGATCGCGTGCGGACGCTGCGATCGTCGGCGGTGATCGTCATGCGGCGCGGCTTGTAGCCCAGCAGATTTTTCGTCATGGTCCACACGTAGGCGAATGCGCCCATCCGCCGCTTGTCGACCTCGGAGGTGTCGTGGATCATGAGCGCGTCGACGCCCACGCCGACCTGCGTGAAGTAGCAGAACTCCCCCACTTTCATGCCGTCGATGTGCGCCGTCCCGTTCGGACCCGAGATCAGCGCGCAGGCGGCTTCGAGGTCGAGCGGCACGCCGAGTTCACGCGCCAGAACGTTGGTCGTGCCAAGCGGAAGGATCGCCAGCCTCGCATCAGTTCCCACAACGCCGTTGGCCACGGCCGAAACGGTGCCGTCGCCGCCCGCCGCCACGATCGTATCGAAGCCGCCGCGCACCGCGTCGCGGACGATCGACGTGAGATCCTCATGCTCCCGCGTCTCGTGGATCTCACAGTCTTGATCGTGAGCAGCCAGATGCGTTCGAAGGGTCTGGATCACGCGCTCCGGCGCCGCTTGCCCCGAATGCGCGTTCACGACCGCAAAGACTCGCGAGACCTTCGTATCCTGCGCTGAAGACATCGACCCTCCCTCGTTGATCCGTACGAGCACTTCCAGCTTTGGAACCAAGCCGACGTGGCAAACCCGATGCCGCGCACGGAAACGCCTCGCGGATCGATCGGCCGTCCGCGAGGCGTCGAGAAGCCGTCGGCGGCTCACCTCATCAGGGATTTGTACTTGATGCGGTGGGGCTGATCGGCGTCGAGCCCCAGACGCTCGTGGCGCTGGGCTTCATAGGTTTCGTAATTGCCGTCGCACCAGACGACGCGGCTGTCGCCTTCGAACGCGAGGATGTGCGTGGCGACCCGGTCCAGAAACCAACGATCGTGGCTGATGACAACGGCGCATCCCCCGAATTCAATAAGCGCCTCTTCCAAGGCCCGGAGCATGTCGACGTCGAGGTCGTTGGTGGGCTCGTCAAGCAACAGCAGGTTGCCGCCGCTCTTGAGGAGCTTGGCCAGATGGACCCGGTTGCGCTCGCCGCCGGAGAGCTTGCCGACGACCTTCTCCTGGTCGGGGCCTTTGAAATTAAAGGCGGCGACGTACGCGCGGGCCGGCACCTTGCGCTTGCCGAGGATGATCTGGTCGAGGCCGCCGCTGATCTCCTGGAAGATGGTGTTCTCCGGATTCAAGGAATCGCGGTTCTGATCGACGTACGAGGGGACGACCGAGTCGCCGACCCGCAATTCGCCGCGATCGGCCTTCTCCTGGCCGACGATCATCCGGAACAACGTCGTCTTGCCCGCGCCGTTGGGGCCGATGACTCCGACGATCCCGCCGGGAGGAAGCCGAAAACTCATGTCCTCGAACAGGAGACGATCGTTGAAGCCCTTGGCGACCCCCTCGGCCTCGACGACCAGCGTGCCCAGGTGCGGGCCGGCCGGGATCTGGATGACGACGGCCTCGTCGCGCTTGTCGTAGTCTTGCGCCGCGAGTTGCTCATACCGCTGGAGTCGCGCCCGGTTCTTGGCCACGCGCGCCCGGGGCGACATCCGCACCCATTCCAGCTCGCGCGCCAGGTTCTTGCGGCGCGTGCTCTCGTGCTTCTCCTCGAGCGCCAGCCGGCTCTGCTTCTGCTCCAGCCACGACGAGTAGTTGCCTTCCCAGGGAATCCCCTGCCCTCGGTCGAGTTCGAGGATCCACTTCACGACGTTGTCGAGGAAGTAGCGGTCGTGGGTGACCAGGATGACCGTCCCCGCGTGCTCCTGGAGATGCCGTTCAAGCCAGGCGACGCTCTCGGCGTCGAGATGGTTGGTCGGCTCGTCGAGGAGCAGGATGTCATGGCTCTCCAGGAGGATCTTGCAGAGAGCCACGCGCCGTCGCTCACCGCCGGAAAGGGTGGCAACCTCGGCGTCGCCCGGCGGAAGCCGCATGGCGTCCATCGCGATTTCGAGCCGACGGTCAAGATCCCATCCATTGGCGGCCTCGATGCCGTCCTGGACGTTGGCTTGCTCTTCGAGCAGTCGGTCCATCTCGTCGGCGTCGGGCCCTTCGCCGAGCCGGGCGTTGATCGCGTCGAACCGGGTTAGAAGGTCGCGCACCGGCTTCACGGCGAGTTCGACGTTGCCCCGCACGTCGAACCGATCGTCGAGCACGGGCTCCTGGGGCAGGTAGCCGATCGAAATCCCCGTCGCGGG contains:
- a CDS encoding metallophosphoesterase family protein; translation: MKVVHLSDIHVWRYTWNVGQLVGVRAWWMLALLRGRAHQFQLERVDEVVARVRSLNPDHVLITGDLTTSALPDEFADAKRHLAPLMADRERITILPGNHDRATRRSSTTNRFESAFGLYMPRLTFPWLRRLDDETAILGLDATRFHYTPRGRIPTAQLDQARALLTDAPGRPRRLIVASHYPIAAPPPYERELAAKRLENADELAAWLARVGPHIFCCGHVHAAWAFRPRELPDQLCLNAGAPLYRDPAALQPPGFLEIDLDADRVKVVHQAWDGTEWKPIVMVDERVFGKA
- a CDS encoding diacylglycerol/lipid kinase family protein: MSSAQDTKVSRVFAVVNAHSGQAAPERVIQTLRTHLAAHDQDCEIHETREHEDLTSIVRDAVRGGFDTIVAAGGDGTVSAVANGVVGTDARLAILPLGTTNVLARELGVPLDLEAACALISGPNGTAHIDGMKVGEFCYFTQVGVGVDALMIHDTSEVDKRRMGAFAYVWTMTKNLLGYKPRRMTITADDRSVRTRSLQVLLANCGALGVSGLRWGPDIQVDDGRIDVCIFRPRSPLDYPRIAWNFLVGRHGQETRLTYLRASRSVLVQANEPLPVQGDGEIITQTPLTVEIVPRAVRVVVPAKIDDRQGQSRTR
- the ettA gene encoding energy-dependent translational throttle protein EttA gives rise to the protein MPPQYIFSIENLSKVYAKKEVLKNVWLSFYPGAKIGVIGGNGSGKSTLLRIMAGLDSDFVGTARPATGISIGYLPQEPVLDDRFDVRGNVELAVKPVRDLLTRFDAINARLGEGPDADEMDRLLEEQANVQDGIEAANGWDLDRRLEIAMDAMRLPPGDAEVATLSGGERRRVALCKILLESHDILLLDEPTNHLDAESVAWLERHLQEHAGTVILVTHDRYFLDNVVKWILELDRGQGIPWEGNYSSWLEQKQSRLALEEKHESTRRKNLARELEWVRMSPRARVAKNRARLQRYEQLAAQDYDKRDEAVVIQIPAGPHLGTLVVEAEGVAKGFNDRLLFEDMSFRLPPGGIVGVIGPNGAGKTTLFRMIVGQEKADRGELRVGDSVVPSYVDQNRDSLNPENTIFQEISGGLDQIILGKRKVPARAYVAAFNFKGPDQEKVVGKLSGGERNRVHLAKLLKSGGNLLLLDEPTNDLDVDMLRALEEALIEFGGCAVVISHDRWFLDRVATHILAFEGDSRVVWCDGNYETYEAQRHERLGLDADQPHRIKYKSLMR